One window from the genome of Hydra vulgaris chromosome 02, alternate assembly HydraT2T_AEP encodes:
- the LOC105849048 gene encoding sodium/potassium-transporting ATPase subunit alpha-4: MGERSGNYSFGIENQIHSLSLDEICYVLNTDLTHGVKNIDAKVLLKVYGCNKYSRPKKNTKSKSAIKKLLPCIYSKADWSKKDWDRVFNYRINKTHCVTRECIKKNITGRNLVKGDIIHLECGQIVPADIIIFQYEGCLIVDNRIITGNKFEKKSNIFTNRDFLHSENVVFAGTELLSGKCVGIVIATGNGTIFGNLTKVARKVRLTHQSLSSFYSYSAKPASSFQTVT; encoded by the coding sequence ATGGGAGAGAGAAGTGGCAATTACAGTTTTGGAATCGAAAACCAAATACATTCTCTTAGTCTTGACGAAATATGCTACGTTTTAAATACGGATCTTACGCATGgagttaaaaatattgatgcAAAAGTTTTACTTAAAGTTTATGGATGCAACAAATAttcaagaccaaaaaaaaatacaaaatcgaAGTCTGCCATTAAGAAACTACTTCCGTGCATTTATTCAAAAGCAGACTGGTCAAAAAAGGATTGGGATAGAGTATTTAATTACAGAATTAACAAAACCCACTGTGTTACTCGAGagtgcataaaaaaaaacataaccgGAAGAAATTTGGTGAAAGGAGACATTATACATTTAGAATGTGGTCAGATTGTCCCAGCggatattataatttttcaatatgAAGGATGTCTAATTGTTGATAACCGTATTATAACTGgtaataagtttgaaaaaaagtcaaatatttttacaaataggGATTTTTTACACAGTGAAAATGTGGTTTTTGCTGGAACCGAACTACTAAGCGGTAAATGTGTTGGCATTGTAATCGCGACAGGTAATGGCACTATATTCGGAAACTTGACTAAGGTTGCCCGAAAAGTTCGACTTACACACCAATCGCTTTCCagtttttattcttattcaGCAAAACCAGCAAGTTCTTTTCAAACAGTAACATGA